In Nicotiana tabacum cultivar K326 chromosome 11, ASM71507v2, whole genome shotgun sequence, a single window of DNA contains:
- the LOC107796146 gene encoding uncharacterized protein LOC107796146 isoform X2: MTTNDTIHIHSTQTKSPCIFAKFPSFLLLPNSLLSYLQKSFFCSQFTLQTQVCIVNRRSVSGMDDRKEKTEPWLSVPQFGDWDQKGVMPDYSMDFSKIRENRKQNKRDLSRASLGNEEELISSTNKNANTGHHHSAHSDDLHFHQNHSPTTRRSIFSYFNCCVKA, encoded by the exons ATGACAACGAACGATACAATACATATCCACAGCACACAAACTAAAAGCCCCTGTATTTTTGCAAAATTTCCCAGCTTCCTCCTCCTACCAAATAGCTTGCTTTCTTATCTCCAAAAATCCTTCTTTTGTTCTCAGTTTACTTTACAAACCCAAGTTTGTATTGTTAATCGCCGTTCAGTTTCTGGAATGGATGATCGCAAAGAG AAGACAGAACCATGGCTATCAGTGCCACAATTTGGAGACTGGGACCAAAAGGGTGTAATGCCAGATTACTCTATGGATTTCTCAAAGATAAGAGAGAATAGGAAACAGAACAAAAGGGATTTGTCAAGAGCAAGTCTTGGAAATGAGGAAGAGCTCATTTCTTCAACTAATAAAAATGCAAATACAGGTCATCATCACTCAGCCCACAGTGATGATCTCCATTTCCATCAAAACCACTCTCCAACT ACAAGAAGAAGCATTTTCAGCTACTTCAATTGCTGTGTGAAAGCTTGA
- the LOC107796146 gene encoding uncharacterized protein LOC107796146 isoform X1, whose translation MTTNDTIHIHSTQTKSPCIFAKFPSFLLLPNSLLSYLQKSFFCSQFTLQTQVCIVNRRSVSGMDDRKEKTEPWLSVPQFGDWDQKGVMPDYSMDFSKIRENRKQNKRDLSRASLGNEEELISSTNKNANTGHHHSAHSDDLHFHQNHSPTRSEVQTSSSAYFAEGLPETASLPSQDRDKKKHFQLLQLLCESLKAHGIDFCVFF comes from the exons ATGACAACGAACGATACAATACATATCCACAGCACACAAACTAAAAGCCCCTGTATTTTTGCAAAATTTCCCAGCTTCCTCCTCCTACCAAATAGCTTGCTTTCTTATCTCCAAAAATCCTTCTTTTGTTCTCAGTTTACTTTACAAACCCAAGTTTGTATTGTTAATCGCCGTTCAGTTTCTGGAATGGATGATCGCAAAGAG AAGACAGAACCATGGCTATCAGTGCCACAATTTGGAGACTGGGACCAAAAGGGTGTAATGCCAGATTACTCTATGGATTTCTCAAAGATAAGAGAGAATAGGAAACAGAACAAAAGGGATTTGTCAAGAGCAAGTCTTGGAAATGAGGAAGAGCTCATTTCTTCAACTAATAAAAATGCAAATACAGGTCATCATCACTCAGCCCACAGTGATGATCTCCATTTCCATCAAAACCACTCTCCAACT AGGTCAGAGGTTCAAACCTCAAGTAGCGCATATTTTGCtgagggtctaccggaaacagcctctctaccttctcaAGATAGGG ACAAGAAGAAGCATTTTCAGCTACTTCAATTGCTGTGTGAAAGCTTGAAGGCTCATGGGATTGATTTCTGCGTATTTTTCTAA